Proteins from a single region of Catenulispora acidiphila DSM 44928:
- a CDS encoding SURF1 family protein: protein MKYRFLLRPSWLAAITALIALTVAFVGLGMWQWSRAHRTHKLSPQAAAAFVTPVPLAKLLKDGSPATGDAIGHAVTVSGVFDGGHQLLVPDRRFPDGRIGYIVIAPLKLADGTVVVVSRGWSAQMITPPPAPSGQVTVVGWLSAAEPADGAPPDASDAAAKDPAHLIASVDVATLVNTWPYSNVDQAYVNQVSVSPAGAGAGAGAGDGVLTVIPAPAPPDSSSWYILNVGYTVQWWLFGVVGLFWFVTYVRRLANPIEPEDEDEDEEDEAEDGVEDEVEEDLTQPEPTPAPAP from the coding sequence ATGAAGTACCGCTTCCTGTTGCGCCCCTCCTGGCTCGCGGCGATCACGGCCCTGATCGCGCTCACCGTGGCCTTCGTCGGCCTGGGGATGTGGCAGTGGTCGCGCGCGCACCGCACGCACAAGCTGAGCCCGCAGGCCGCCGCCGCGTTCGTGACGCCCGTGCCGCTGGCAAAGCTGCTCAAGGACGGCTCCCCGGCGACCGGCGACGCCATCGGGCACGCGGTCACCGTCTCCGGGGTCTTCGACGGCGGGCACCAGCTGCTGGTCCCGGACCGGCGCTTCCCGGACGGCCGGATCGGCTACATCGTCATCGCGCCGCTGAAGTTGGCCGACGGGACCGTGGTGGTCGTCAGCCGCGGCTGGAGCGCGCAGATGATCACGCCGCCGCCGGCTCCGAGCGGTCAGGTCACCGTGGTCGGTTGGCTGTCCGCGGCGGAGCCCGCCGACGGTGCGCCGCCGGACGCCTCCGACGCCGCGGCGAAGGATCCGGCGCACTTGATCGCCTCGGTGGATGTGGCGACGCTGGTGAACACCTGGCCGTACAGCAATGTGGATCAGGCGTACGTCAACCAGGTGAGTGTGAGTCCGGCGGGCGCGGGGGCGGGTGCAGGCGCGGGCGACGGGGTGCTCACGGTGATCCCGGCGCCGGCGCCGCCGGACAGCTCGTCGTGGTACATCCTGAACGTCGGGTACACGGTGCAGTGGTGGCTGTTCGGTGTCGTGGGGCTGTTCTGGTTCGTGACCTATGTGCGTCGACTGGCGAACCCGATCGAGCCCGAGGATGAGGACGAGGACGAAGAAGACGAGGCCGAGGACGGGGTCGAGGACGAGGTCGAGGAAGACCTCACTCAGCCTGAGCCGACTCCGGCTCCGGCGCCGTAG
- a CDS encoding DUF3817 domain-containing protein: protein MTTLTSGAIKRYRVMALFTGTMLLLLTFVVIPLQLWAHNKTLEKPVSIIHGYGYMVYLIVALDLCLRARYKPIRTILILLVGVVPFLAFYYERIVVRDTQRLLTEAQERTAKKKAKAAAKTARTKVAVGAQATAPEPESAQAE, encoded by the coding sequence ATGACTACGCTGACCTCCGGTGCCATCAAGCGCTACCGCGTGATGGCTCTGTTCACCGGCACCATGCTGCTGCTGCTCACCTTCGTGGTCATCCCGCTGCAGCTGTGGGCGCACAACAAGACGCTGGAGAAGCCGGTCTCGATCATCCACGGCTACGGGTACATGGTGTACCTGATCGTGGCACTCGACCTGTGCCTGCGGGCCCGCTACAAGCCGATCCGCACCATCCTGATCCTGCTGGTCGGCGTCGTGCCGTTCCTGGCGTTCTACTACGAGCGGATCGTCGTCCGCGACACGCAGCGCCTGCTCACCGAGGCGCAGGAGCGCACGGCGAAGAAGAAGGCGAAGGCGGCGGCGAAGACCGCACGGACCAAGGTCGCGGTCGGCGCGCAGGCTACGGCGCCGGAGCCGGAGTCGGCTCAGGCTGAGTGA